The nucleotide window ATTTTAAATCGACTAATCATATTTAATTTTTCCTTGAGTTTGCTAATTGCTTGTTCTTTTTCCATGTAACTGATGAGCAAAAAACTAAATGTATTGAAATGAAGCCAAATAAGTTAAGTAGAGGGTCAAAAATCATATAAAAATAGAAACCTAGTTGCTACTTGCGCCCTTGCATAATTGGGAAGGGCTAGAGCAACTACTACGAACACGAACTAAATTTATTTTACATTCTTCTGAAATAAGTCTATCTAAATGAAGCCAGAGGACTCCCGTTAAACCGACGATAGGAGGTTAGCGGGAGATGAATGGCGACCAGCAAACTTGAGCGCGTAGCACCGCTACATAATTGACATCTTGTGTAGAACGTAGTATTATAGGCATAAGTTAATGGTCGAAATGTTATGCTCACTTGTAATTATCAGTATAAGTTAAAACCAACTAAACGCCAAATTGTAGAAATAGAAAAGTATTTCACGGCTTGTCGTAAAGTTTGGAATTATGCTTTAGCCCAAAGGAAAGATTGGAGCAAGTCGCGCAAGAGTGATCTTAATAAATGTTCTTTAGATAAAGAATATATCATCCCTGCTGATACGCCTTATCCTTCTTATAAATTACAAACAGCATCTTTGACCGAAGCTAGAAAAGTCTGTACTGATTTAAAAGATGTAAATGCTCAAGTGCTTCAACAAGTGCTACGTCAATTAGATAGAGCGTTTGCCCAGATGAAATCTTTGAATAAAGGCTTTCCTCGTTTTAAGAATAAATACAGGATGCGGTCTTTTGTATTTCCTCAGTTTAAAACTAACCCAATCGCTAACAATTACATTAAGTTGCCTAGTATTGGATTAGTCAAGATGAAATTATCAAGACCAATACCAGAAGGATTCGTTCTTAAACAAGCTAGAGTAATCAGAAAAGCCAGTGGGTATTTTATAAATCTTTGTTTTCAAGCAGATGTTAATATCCCTAATCCTTTTCCTCATGGAAATCCGCTAGGAATTGATATCGGTTTGGACTATTTTGTTGCTACCTCTAACAATGAACTGATTAAAAGACCTAGATTCTTTAATAAACTTCACCGCCAGCTGCGATTGCTGCAAAGAAGATTAAAGAATAAGCCTATTGGCTCTAATAATCGTCATAGGTTAAATAGAAAGATAGCCAGATTACATCAAGCTGTATCAGAGACAAGAAAAGACTTTCACTACAAACTAGCACACAGACTTTGTGATGGAAATGGGATGGTATTTGTAGAAGATATTGACTTTAGGGCT belongs to Gloeothece citriformis PCC 7424 and includes:
- a CDS encoding RNA-guided endonuclease InsQ/TnpB family protein, with the translated sequence MLTCNYQYKLKPTKRQIVEIEKYFTACRKVWNYALAQRKDWSKSRKSDLNKCSLDKEYIIPADTPYPSYKLQTASLTEARKVCTDLKDVNAQVLQQVLRQLDRAFAQMKSLNKGFPRFKNKYRMRSFVFPQFKTNPIANNYIKLPSIGLVKMKLSRPIPEGFVLKQARVIRKASGYFINLCFQADVNIPNPFPHGNPLGIDIGLDYFVATSNNELIKRPRFFNKLHRQLRLLQRRLKNKPIGSNNRHRLNRKIARLHQAVSETRKDFHYKLAHRLCDGNGMVFVEDIDFRAWGRNMLCKHNLDASFGQFFEILSHVCWKRDVYFAKVDKNYTSQICPNCGVHTGKKNKSERVHTCPECGFSCNRDFAASLVIRNRGLNKVASAEDTSAVYDDRAVGHTVLENACGDGLTGFDSKIKLVKNL